One window of Quercus robur chromosome 5, dhQueRobu3.1, whole genome shotgun sequence genomic DNA carries:
- the LOC126725692 gene encoding uncharacterized protein LOC126725692 isoform X2, producing MKAESKCQCDWAVQLWLLAPWPIYMSKLSSLSILDWIKVTLNPKSMLGLNEESVRDFQLYASILCDHLWMARNKVRVEGSKSNPADLSKQIFKVFMEHKDAWKEQNERPFKDVVWSPPPKNWIKINFDVAIREEKTTVVVVGRDDNGNLLLTWAEHFESGNSLLEEARAAWFAMKCAVNEGFQNIILEGDAWNVIEPLKKSNITPHWSINSILEDIVFFVNSFSNVEFSFVHRKGNVSAHLLAQWAALVNWSEPVPISFLPSHVSQAVVRDGSRPDLFVSPRFRVEFFEQ from the exons ATGAAAGCTGAAAGTAAATGCCAG TGTGATTGGGCTGTTCAGCTTTGGTTATTAGCCCCGTGGCCTATATATATGAGTAAGTTATCCTCTCTATCTATTTTGGACTGGATTAAGGTTACTTTAAATCCAAAATCCATGTTGGGGTTGAATGAAGAGTCTGTCAGAGACTTCCAGCTTTATGCTTCCATTCTCTGTGATCATTTATGGATGGCTAGAAATAAAGTTAGAGTGGAAGGTTCCAAAAGTAATCCAGCTGATCTTTCCAAGCAGATTTTTAAAGTCTTCATGGAGCATAAGGATGCTTGGAAAGAGCAAAATGAGAGACCATTCAAAGATGTGGTCTGGTCTCCCCCTCCAAAGAACTGGATCAAGATAAATTTTGATGTGGCAATCCGTGAAGAGAAAACCACAGTTGTAGTTGTGGGAAGAGATGATAATGGCAACCTTTTGTTGACATGGGCAGAGCACTTTGAGAGTGGAAATTCCCTACTAGAAGAAGCGAGAGCAGCTTGGTTTGCCATGAAGTGTGCTGTGAATGAAGGATTTCAGAATATAATCTTGGAGGGTGATGCTTGGAATGTCATTGAGCCATtgaaaaaatctaatataacCCCACATTGGAGTATCAACTCTATCCTAGAAGATATTGTGTTCTTTGTTAATAGTTTTTCCAatgttgaattttcttttgtacaTAGAAAAGGTAATGTATCTGCTCATTTGCTTGCTCAATGGGCAGCTCTTGTAAACTGGTCTGAGCCGGTTCCCATCTCCTTTCTGCCTTCTCATGTATCTCAGGCTGTTGTTAGAGATGGGTCCAGGCCCGATCTTTTTGTTTCTCCCCGGTTTCGGGTTGAGTTTTTTGAGCAATAA
- the LOC126725692 gene encoding uncharacterized protein LOC126725692 isoform X1, translated as MCWNILPTCSVLNSRFNISSLKCFLCNKAPENIEHLFLQCDWAVQLWLLAPWPIYMSKLSSLSILDWIKVTLNPKSMLGLNEESVRDFQLYASILCDHLWMARNKVRVEGSKSNPADLSKQIFKVFMEHKDAWKEQNERPFKDVVWSPPPKNWIKINFDVAIREEKTTVVVVGRDDNGNLLLTWAEHFESGNSLLEEARAAWFAMKCAVNEGFQNIILEGDAWNVIEPLKKSNITPHWSINSILEDIVFFVNSFSNVEFSFVHRKGNVSAHLLAQWAALVNWSEPVPISFLPSHVSQAVVRDGSRPDLFVSPRFRVEFFEQ; from the coding sequence ATGTGCTGGAACATCCTTCCAACTTGTTCTGTTCTTAATAGTCGCTTtaatatttcttctttaaagTGCTTTTTGTGTAATAAGGCCCCTGAAAATATTGAGCATTTGTTTTTGCAGTGTGATTGGGCTGTTCAGCTTTGGTTATTAGCCCCGTGGCCTATATATATGAGTAAGTTATCCTCTCTATCTATTTTGGACTGGATTAAGGTTACTTTAAATCCAAAATCCATGTTGGGGTTGAATGAAGAGTCTGTCAGAGACTTCCAGCTTTATGCTTCCATTCTCTGTGATCATTTATGGATGGCTAGAAATAAAGTTAGAGTGGAAGGTTCCAAAAGTAATCCAGCTGATCTTTCCAAGCAGATTTTTAAAGTCTTCATGGAGCATAAGGATGCTTGGAAAGAGCAAAATGAGAGACCATTCAAAGATGTGGTCTGGTCTCCCCCTCCAAAGAACTGGATCAAGATAAATTTTGATGTGGCAATCCGTGAAGAGAAAACCACAGTTGTAGTTGTGGGAAGAGATGATAATGGCAACCTTTTGTTGACATGGGCAGAGCACTTTGAGAGTGGAAATTCCCTACTAGAAGAAGCGAGAGCAGCTTGGTTTGCCATGAAGTGTGCTGTGAATGAAGGATTTCAGAATATAATCTTGGAGGGTGATGCTTGGAATGTCATTGAGCCATtgaaaaaatctaatataacCCCACATTGGAGTATCAACTCTATCCTAGAAGATATTGTGTTCTTTGTTAATAGTTTTTCCAatgttgaattttcttttgtacaTAGAAAAGGTAATGTATCTGCTCATTTGCTTGCTCAATGGGCAGCTCTTGTAAACTGGTCTGAGCCGGTTCCCATCTCCTTTCTGCCTTCTCATGTATCTCAGGCTGTTGTTAGAGATGGGTCCAGGCCCGATCTTTTTGTTTCTCCCCGGTTTCGGGTTGAGTTTTTTGAGCAATAA
- the LOC126729053 gene encoding EPIDERMAL PATTERNING FACTOR-like protein 8 gives MAPITYLLGLKVAVTVVFIFSITILPPKSVESLSSGYGETIEQSEMVLGSKPPGCVNKCLNCRPCMATLVIPHERNGFSAKTRGEDDSYYLLSWKCRCGNKLYQP, from the exons ATGGCCCCAATAACCTATCTACTTGGCCTGAAAGTTGCTGTCACTGTGGTTTTCATCTTTTCTATCACAATTCTACCTCCCAAATCAG TTGAATCATTGTCTTCTGGCTATGGTGAGACTATAGAGCAAAGTGAAATGGTGTTGGGATCAAAGCCACCTGGTTGTGTCAACAAGTGCTTAAATTGCAGACCTTGCATGGCTACTCTAGTTATTCCTCACGAAAGGAATGGTTTCAGTGCAAAAACTCGGGGAGAAGATGATAGCTACTATCTCCTCTCTTGGAAATGCAGATGTGGAAATAAGCTCTATCAACCATGA